In Accipiter gentilis chromosome 22, bAccGen1.1, whole genome shotgun sequence, the following are encoded in one genomic region:
- the ANGEL1 gene encoding protein angel homolog 1, producing the protein MIGTVLCYVLLPAARLLRALRDAFFTCRKNVLLAKSTSTQIEGIFAATRGKSVSEEQEALLQQWLEEGAGNLSASEGAPAVGKASVTLTSEWLEGSELLMTSLSDLNSAPEVTWCAGQQLTELHALASSEPQDHEVTELAKLPAEETVAVAGSAPWAAVVPQMDHQIAGCATIDVEVQNEDPAVLAWSLAHGAETAPTEPPAWPIQDTVQFCPLAAEVPYHEILWRDWEDLSVQPCVLEQVSRNSPLFEFRVMSYNILAQDLVEQGLDLYLHCHPDILNWNYRLPNLLQEIQHWDPDVLCLQEVQENHYWEQLEPTFKEMGFACFYKRRTGTKTDGCAVCYKHSRFQLISLSPIEYFRPGLDILNRDNVGLVLLLQPLLPEGLDLKAVSPLCVANTHVLFNPRRGDIKLAQMALLLAEIDKIAKTTEGSYYPVILCGDLNSVPDSPLYKFIRNGELSYHGMPAWKVSGQEDFSQQLYSRKLLAPLWPSSLGITDNCQYVTFCQPKKSGRRKYSRDFLLQFHFCDVACERPPQLVLLEGVTDAKPDRPAHWPKPAAMVKDPDPQPFVPRSSGIIQHGLNLTSVYSHFLPQRGRPEVTTMPMGLGATVDYIFYSAEPVENGSRGSRRLYRDGALKLLGRLSLLSEDVLLLANGLPNPFCSSDHLCLLASFGLEISSLKEGCQ; encoded by the exons ATGATCGGCACCGTGCTCTGCTACGTGCTGCTGCCGGCGGCGCGGCTCCTCCGGGCCCTGCGAG aTGCTTTCTTCACCTGTCGAAAGAATGTGCTTCTGGCGAAGAGCACGTCCACCCAGATAGAAGGCATCTTTGCTGCGACCAGAGGAAAGTCGGTCTCAGAAGAGCAAGAAGCCCTTCTCCAACAGtggctggaggaaggagcagggaatTTGTCAGCCAGTGAGGGTGCTCCAGCAGTGGGGAAAGCATCAGTTACACTCACTAGTGAGTGGTTAGAAGGTtcagagctattgatgactagcCTCAGCGACCTGAATTCAGCTCCAGAAGTCACCTGGTGTGCTGGTCAACAGCTCACAGAGCTACATGCCTTGGCTTCTTCAGAACCGCAAGATCATGAAGTGACAGAACTGGCAAAATTACCAGCAGAGGAAACAGTGGCTGTAGCAGGCAGTGCCCCTTGGGCAGCTGTGGTGCCACAGATGGATCATCAGATAGCTGGCTGTGCCACTATCGATGTAGAAGTGCAGAATGAAGACCCAGCTGTGCTGGCCTGGAGCTTAGCGCATGGTGCAGAGACAGCGCCAACGGAGCCTCCAGCCTGGCCCATTCAGGATACGGTACAATTTTGTCCACTTGCAGCAGAGGTACCCTACCATG AGATTTTATGGAGAGACTGGGAGGATCTTTCTGTCCAACCCTGTGTGCTAGAGCAGGTCTCGAGAAACTCTCCTCTCTTTGAATTTCGAGTCATGTCTTACAACATCCTTGCCCAGGACCTGGTGGAACAGGGCCTTGATCTGTATCTACACTGCCATCCAGACATCCTGAACTGGAACTACCGCCTTCCAAACCTTTTGCAGGAGATCCAGCACTGGGATCCTGAT GTTCTGTGTCTCCAGGAGGTGCAAGAGAACCATTACTGGGAGCAGCTGGAACCGACATTCAAGGAGATGG GCTTTGCATGCTTCTATAAACGGAGAACTGGGACGAAGACAGATGGCTGTGCAGTGTGCTATAAGCACAGCAGGTTCCAGCTGATCAGCCTCAGCCCGATAGAATACTTCCGGCCTGGCCTGGACATCCTCAATCGGGATAATGTGGGCTTGGTGCTGCTGCTACAGCCTCTGCTCCCAGAGGGCCTAGATCTGAAGGCAGTCAGTCCGTTGTGTGTGGCCAACACTCATGTATTGTTCAATCCCCGGCGGGGAGATATCAAACTGGCCCAGATGGCCTTGCTCTTAGCAGAGATTGACAAGATTGCAAAAACTACTGAAGGCAGCTACTATCCTGTCATCTTGTGTGGAGACCTGAACTCTGTACCTGATTCTCCACTTTACAAATTCATCCGGAATGGTGAACTTTCCTACCATGGGATGCCAGCCTGGAAG GTGTCTGGTCAGGAAGACTTTTCCCAGCAGTTGTATTCACGGAAACTGCTGGCCCCACTGTGGCCGAGCTCGCTGGGTATAACGGACAACTGCCAATATGTCACTTTCTGCCAACCAAAGAAATCAG GCAGACGTAAGTACAGCCGGGACTTCCTGCTCCAGTTTCATTTTTGCGATGTTGCCTGTGAACGACCACCGCAGCTGGTCCTCTTGGAAGGTGTGACAGATGCTAAACCAG ACCGCCCTGCACATTGGCCCAAGCCTGCTGCCATGGTGAAAGACCCTGATCCCCAGCCATTTGTCCCAAG GTCTTCAGGCATTATCCAGCATGGCCTCAACCTGACCTCTGTCTACAGCCACTTCCTGCCACAGAGGGGACGCCCAGAGGTCACAACAATGCCCATGGGGCTTGGAGCCACTGTTGATTATATCTTCTACTCAGCAGAACCCGTGGAGAATGGGAGCAGGGGCA GTCGCAGGCTGTACCGGGATGGAGCTTTGAAGCTGCTTGGCcgcctttcccttctctctgaaGATGTCCTGTTGCTGGCAAATGGCTTACCAAATCCTTTTTGTTCATCTGATCATCTCTGCCTGCTGGCTAGCTTTGGCTTGGAGATCTCCAGCCTCAAGGAGG